The following are encoded together in the Archocentrus centrarchus isolate MPI-CPG fArcCen1 chromosome 23, fArcCen1, whole genome shotgun sequence genome:
- the ckap4 gene encoding cytoskeleton-associated protein 4, whose translation MTVKNRQKNSEKSAASSHDDAPKKSQKSSNNGVSGSAPQGSPRSGSCLGFLVTTVFYLALIGAAGFAAFYVQQVVEEIRRTNAKHEESARQSAELSGKMESVVQQVESLRSVVDGLESSLGITRVELEGAVSRMKRGEVETRRVEEALQRLQNDLLRDLSEGINEVKEAREKDFSSLEKTIEERLAEASQSIKVSVAEFTEAQSEAQSQLADLKARLGDTEDPTLFKQELSAIVDAVAEIKTAKDAADTSVDSLRVQINAVREELQTRNREVTSMSQEVEAVRKVMQDTTGNLRQSLSATESSFQVLKDKAAMIERSMEQVTGAVRNVEEQVSEAAAQALKRSDELEARVKASEESGESLSASVSDITSKVQSLFAKYDAHESSLATQGKAVENIKTDLEQELEAVKSSVKALQSNIAALDGAKTELPSTDSGLGEQLEDLERRLAALEDSTSRMKPEQLESLRDIVAGLESKAAKLEGHDQAISALQEALQKTTESLAGLSEEPDITEE comes from the exons ATGACTGTGAAAAATCGGCAAAAGAACAGCGAGAAGAGCGCTGCATCCAGCCACGACGATGCGCCGAAGAAAAGCCAGAAGAGTAGCAATAATGGAGTGAGCGGCTCCGCACCTCAGGGGTCGCCACGGTCAGGCAGCTGCCTGGGGTTTCTTGTGACCACAGTGTTTTATTTGGCGTTAATAGGTGCTGCAGGGTTTGCTGCTTTTTATGTGCAACAAGTAGTGGAGGAAATCCGCCGGACAAACGCAAAGCATGAGGAGAGCGCACGGCAAAGCGCAGAACTGAGCGGCAAAATGGAGAGCGTCGTTCAACAG GTGGAGTCTCTGAGAAGTGTTGTGGATGGGTTGGAGTCATCTCTGGGCATCACACGGGTGGAGCTGGAGGGGGCTGTCAGTCGAATGAAGAGAGGCGAGGTGGAGACAAGGAGGGTGGAGGAGGCCCTTCAGAGGCTCCAGAATGATCTACTAAGGGACCTTTCAGAGGGCATCAATGAGGTGAAGGAGGCTCGAGAGAAGGACTTCTCCTCTCTGGAGAAGACTATAGAGGAGCGCTTGGCTGAGGCCAGTCAGTCCATTAAAGTGAGCGTGGCAGAGTTCACTGAAGCTCAAAGCGAGGCACAGAGCCAGCTGGCGGACCTTAAAGCCCGTCTGGGTGACACGGAAGACCCTACGCTCTTCAAACAAGAATTATCAGCCATTGTTGATGCTGTAGCTGAAATTAAAACAGCCAAAGATGCAGCTGACACTTCAGTTGATTCCCTCAGAGTGCAAATCAACGCAGTGAGGGAAGAGCTCCAGACTCGCAACCGAGAGGTGACCTCAATGTCTCAGGAAGTTGAAGCAGTGAGGAAAGTAATGCAAGACACCACTGGGAATCTGAGGCAGTCTCTGTCTGCAACAGAGTCTTCATTTCAGGTTCTCAAGGACAAGGCTGCGATGATAGAGAGAAGCATGGAGCAGGTTACTGGTGCTGTTCGTAATGTGGAGGAGCAAGTGAGTGAAGCAGCTGCTCAGGCCCTGAAGAGATCTGATGAACTCGAAGCCAGAGTCAAAGCATCGGAGGAAAGTGGAGAGTCACTGTCTGCATCAGTGTCAGATATCACCTCCAAAGTACAATCGCTGTTTGCCAAATATGATGCCCACGAGAGCAGTCTGGCTACACAGGGGAAGGCTGTGGAGAATATTAAAACTGATTTGGAGCAAGAACTGGAGGCAGTGAAAAGCAGTGTGAAGGCTCTCCAGTCCAACATAGCTGCTCTGGATGGAGCCAAGACAGAGTTACCTTCAACAGACTCTGGCCTGGGTGAGCAGTTGGAGGACCTGGAGAGGAGGCTCGCTGCTTTGGAGGACAGCACCAGTAGAATGAAGCCCGAGCAGCTGGAGAGCTTAAGAGACATTGTAGCTGGATTGGAAAGCAAAGCAGCCAAGCTAGAAGGTCACGATCAGGCTATTTCTGCACTGCAGGAAGCCCTGCAGAAGACCACAGAGTCACTGGCAGGCCTATCTGAAGAGCCTGACATCACAGAAGAGTAG